A genomic window from Chitinophaga pollutisoli includes:
- a CDS encoding DUF1080 domain-containing protein, with protein sequence MMKKTFLIAACCLAQLAVFAQPKQDNRAAHTKVADLLQQQPAKDKAALEANMKALAEMGEEGVLGIASMMTAPGKGDNAPAEFALTGYAFYVTQPGKESLKAAAVKSYVKALGKVQDKEVKEFFIRRLESIGNDDAVPALAPYLADERLSAITARTLVQINSAASRKALLDAVNKAEGRNKQSLVLAIGDAKVPEAASVLVPLASSPDKMLAKTALYALSYIASPNSAAAMQGFASKTGYKYDVTNATTAYLAYIQQLAQNGQQGEAARLAESLLGNAKEVHVRTAALALLDQVYGDRNLSRLTAAAGDANAEYRDAALKLAGKRLNAVSVAAWLKTLSKASPASKAAIIGMLGENKVAAALPAVQRLLADKNPEVRLAAITASGQIGGAQAVPALIEVISKGNDADVAAVQSVLKTIKGNEVATQSAAAVAGVPAGAQVALLDVLATRKADAAFTQVLPLTKSKNEAVRKAAFASLKDLASPASLATLLDLLNTAGGQDVKGLQEAVIAAASGSDNAAQVVAAMKSAPADKRDRYLSVLGGIGGASSLAVVKEAFDKGNAEQKKAAVAALSAWKDVSAMQPLLDIARKDAGARTEALKGYVRLAKAETRAEQRLLMLINAMELTSDAGLKKSILGQAEQCKTFPALVFAGQYLDDKDAQQEAAQAVMNIALADKSYSGAIVKNLLEKTSTVLKGGDAGYQREAIRKYLSEMPAGEGFVSMFNGKDLSGWKGLVADPIKRAKMDAATLKKEQEKADAKMREGWSVKDGVLWFNGHGDNLCTNKKYGDFEMFVDWKIEPNGDAGVYLRGTPQVQIWDTTRRDVGAEVGSGGLYNNQKNPSKPLKLADNAINEWNNFRIIMKGDRVTVYLNGVEVVDNVILENFWDRGLPIFPEEQIELQAHGTNVYYRNLYVREFERPKPFELSAEERKEGYKILFDGTNMHEWTGNTTSYVMEDGAIVCRPGGHGGGNLYTKNEYGDFVYRFEFQLTPGANNGLGIRAPLTGDAAYQGMELQILDNEADIYKNLQVYQYHGSVYGVIAAKRGFLKPVGEWNYEQVTVKGTRITVELNGTVILDGDIADARDNGTLDKKDHPGLKRTSGHIGFLGHGSVVKFRNIRIKDLTAGAPKAEGKKKKK encoded by the coding sequence TTGCTGCAACAGCAACCAGCCAAAGATAAAGCCGCCCTCGAAGCCAATATGAAGGCCCTCGCCGAAATGGGCGAAGAAGGCGTGCTCGGCATCGCTTCCATGATGACCGCCCCCGGCAAAGGCGACAACGCCCCCGCCGAATTCGCACTCACTGGTTACGCATTCTACGTAACCCAGCCCGGCAAAGAAAGCCTCAAAGCCGCCGCTGTCAAATCTTACGTAAAAGCACTCGGTAAAGTGCAAGATAAAGAGGTGAAGGAATTTTTCATCCGCCGCCTCGAATCCATCGGTAACGACGACGCCGTGCCCGCACTGGCGCCTTACCTGGCCGATGAGCGCCTGTCCGCCATCACCGCCCGCACCCTGGTGCAGATCAACAGCGCCGCTTCCCGCAAAGCGCTGCTCGATGCCGTAAACAAAGCCGAAGGCCGCAACAAGCAAAGCCTCGTGCTCGCCATCGGCGACGCGAAAGTGCCTGAAGCCGCCTCCGTGCTGGTGCCGCTGGCTTCCTCGCCCGACAAAATGTTGGCGAAAACCGCATTGTATGCCCTGTCTTATATCGCTTCGCCGAATTCGGCCGCAGCCATGCAAGGCTTCGCTTCCAAAACCGGTTATAAATATGATGTAACCAACGCCACTACCGCTTACCTGGCCTACATCCAGCAGCTGGCGCAAAATGGCCAGCAAGGCGAAGCCGCCCGCCTGGCTGAAAGCCTGCTCGGCAACGCGAAGGAAGTGCATGTACGCACCGCCGCACTGGCCCTACTGGACCAGGTGTATGGCGACCGTAACCTGTCCCGCCTCACCGCCGCCGCCGGCGACGCCAACGCGGAATACCGTGACGCCGCCCTCAAACTGGCCGGCAAGCGCTTGAACGCGGTGAGCGTAGCCGCATGGCTTAAAACCCTCAGCAAGGCGTCTCCCGCTTCCAAAGCAGCCATCATCGGCATGTTGGGTGAAAATAAAGTAGCCGCTGCGCTGCCTGCTGTACAACGCCTCCTGGCCGACAAGAACCCCGAAGTGCGCCTCGCCGCCATTACCGCTTCCGGCCAGATCGGTGGCGCCCAGGCCGTGCCAGCGCTCATCGAGGTGATTTCCAAGGGTAATGACGCGGATGTAGCCGCTGTGCAGTCGGTCCTCAAAACCATCAAAGGCAATGAAGTAGCCACGCAATCCGCAGCCGCCGTTGCAGGCGTGCCCGCCGGTGCGCAGGTAGCCCTGCTCGACGTGCTGGCCACCCGCAAAGCCGACGCTGCTTTTACACAGGTGTTGCCGCTCACCAAATCTAAAAATGAAGCTGTTCGCAAAGCTGCGTTCGCTTCGTTGAAAGACCTGGCCAGCCCCGCCAGCCTCGCCACCCTGCTTGATCTCCTGAACACTGCCGGTGGGCAGGACGTGAAGGGCCTGCAGGAAGCCGTGATCGCAGCCGCTTCCGGTTCCGATAACGCCGCCCAGGTAGTTGCCGCCATGAAAAGCGCTCCTGCTGACAAACGCGACCGTTACCTCAGCGTTCTCGGTGGTATCGGCGGCGCATCCTCGCTCGCCGTAGTGAAGGAAGCATTTGACAAAGGCAATGCGGAACAAAAGAAAGCGGCCGTAGCGGCGTTGAGCGCCTGGAAAGACGTTTCCGCTATGCAGCCCCTGCTCGATATCGCCCGGAAAGACGCCGGCGCGCGTACCGAAGCCCTCAAAGGCTACGTTCGCCTTGCCAAAGCCGAAACCCGCGCAGAGCAGCGCCTGCTCATGCTCATCAATGCGATGGAGCTGACCAGCGACGCCGGCCTGAAGAAATCCATCCTTGGCCAGGCGGAGCAGTGCAAAACCTTCCCCGCGCTCGTTTTCGCAGGCCAGTACCTGGATGACAAAGACGCACAGCAGGAAGCGGCGCAGGCTGTCATGAACATCGCCCTGGCGGATAAATCCTACAGCGGCGCTATCGTGAAAAATCTCCTCGAGAAAACCTCCACTGTACTGAAAGGCGGCGATGCCGGCTACCAGCGCGAGGCGATCCGTAAATATCTCTCTGAAATGCCTGCCGGTGAAGGGTTTGTGTCGATGTTCAACGGCAAAGACCTCAGCGGCTGGAAAGGCCTCGTGGCCGACCCCATCAAACGCGCCAAAATGGACGCGGCTACCCTGAAAAAAGAACAGGAGAAAGCCGATGCCAAGATGCGCGAAGGTTGGAGCGTGAAAGACGGTGTGCTGTGGTTCAACGGCCATGGCGACAACCTCTGCACCAACAAAAAATATGGTGATTTCGAAATGTTTGTGGATTGGAAGATCGAGCCGAACGGCGACGCGGGCGTTTACCTCCGCGGTACCCCGCAGGTGCAGATCTGGGATACTACCCGCCGCGATGTTGGCGCTGAAGTAGGTTCCGGTGGTTTGTACAACAACCAGAAAAATCCTTCCAAACCGCTCAAACTGGCCGATAATGCCATCAACGAGTGGAATAACTTCCGCATCATCATGAAAGGCGACCGCGTAACGGTTTACCTCAACGGCGTGGAAGTAGTGGACAACGTGATCCTGGAAAACTTCTGGGACCGCGGCCTTCCCATCTTCCCTGAAGAGCAGATCGAGCTGCAGGCGCATGGCACCAACGTATATTACAGGAACCTGTATGTACGTGAGTTCGAACGCCCGAAACCTTTCGAGCTGAGCGCTGAAGAGAGGAAAGAAGGGTACAAGATCCTGTTCGATGGCACCAACATGCACGAATGGACCGGCAACACCACGAGCTACGTGATGGAAGACGGCGCCATCGTTTGCCGCCCCGGCGGCCACGGCGGTGGTAACCTCTACACCAAAAACGAATACGGCGACTTCGTGTACCGTTTCGAGTTCCAGCTGACGCCCGGCGCCAACAACGGCCTGGGTATCCGCGCCCCCCTCACCGGCGACGCCGCTTACCAGGGCATGGAGCTCCAGATACTGGATAACGAAGCCGATATCTACAAGAACCTCCAGGTGTACCAGTACCATGGTTCCGTATACGGCGTAATCGCCGCCAAACGCGGCTTCCTGAAGCCCGTTGGCGAGTGGAACTACGAGCAGGTGACCGTTAAAGGCACCCGTATCACCGTGGAACTTAACGGTACGGTGATCCTCGACGGTGATATCGCCGACGCCCGCGACAATGGCACCCTCGACAAGAAAGATCACCCCGGTCTGAAAAGGACCAGCGGTCATATCGGGTTTCTGGGTCACGGATCTGTGGTGAAATTCCGCAACATCCGTATCAAGGACCTGACTGCCGGCGCGCCCAAAGCAGAAGGCAAGAAGAAAAAGAAATAG
- the msrA gene encoding peptide-methionine (S)-S-oxide reductase MsrA codes for MTISKDQKTAQATFGTGCFWCTEAQFQQLEGVLTVESGYSGGEKPNPTYEEVCTGNTGHAEVVQITYDPAKITFAQLLEAFFLSHDPTQLNRQGNDVGTQYRSVIFYHDAEQQREAEFYKKKVEESGAYDKPIVTEISPYSAFFKAENYHQNYYNENGSQPYCYYVVKPKLEKFKKAFAGKLKK; via the coding sequence ATGACTATTTCGAAAGACCAAAAGACGGCACAGGCTACCTTCGGCACGGGGTGCTTCTGGTGCACCGAAGCCCAGTTCCAGCAGCTGGAAGGGGTATTGACGGTGGAATCGGGGTATTCCGGCGGCGAAAAGCCCAATCCGACGTACGAAGAGGTTTGCACCGGCAATACCGGGCACGCGGAAGTGGTCCAGATCACCTACGATCCGGCCAAAATTACATTCGCCCAGCTGCTGGAAGCGTTCTTCCTCAGCCACGACCCTACCCAGCTGAACCGCCAGGGGAACGACGTAGGTACCCAATACCGCTCAGTAATCTTCTATCATGATGCCGAACAGCAGCGGGAAGCGGAGTTTTACAAGAAGAAAGTGGAAGAATCGGGAGCGTACGACAAACCGATTGTCACGGAAATCTCCCCTTATTCGGCGTTTTTCAAAGCCGAAAACTATCACCAGAACTATTATAACGAGAACGGATCGCAGCCGTATTGCTACTACGTGGTGAAACCAAAACTGGAAAAATTCAAAAAGGCCTTCGCCGGCAAACTAAAAAAATAG
- a CDS encoding endonuclease MutS2, whose protein sequence is MKLFPDSALYQLEFDKVKLLLQEHCKTELGKTMAAELRLHTHIDFVRTALQQAHEYKQLVLLQQHFPNDYILNLKKELRLLEIQGAVLTGEQFMLIRKLTESMGSIFRFFDNDRRVTYSALYGVIERTHYEKKIVTMIDEVLDEAGQLLDNATPELAKIRMSLYRKRMELRRVFDRILGKLQKQGYLADIEESFLNGRRVVAIFAEQKRMVKGILHGESDTRKTAFLEPEETIQLNNEVFSLEREEEKEVYRILRTLTSNLAKHHDLLTGYHDILGIFDFIRAKARLALDINGNYPMLVPHAQVHLVEAYHPLLLLYNRKQGKPTIPVNMTLDKDNHILVISGPNAGGKTVTLKTVGLIQLMLQAGLLVPVHPTSQLGIFRQVMIHIGDTQSLEFELSTYSSHLKNMKHFMESANGRTLFFIDELGSGSDPNLGGAFAEVIMEELARKHAFGIVTTHYLNLKVMAGKVKGIVNAAMGFDEEKLAPLYRLIIGKPGSSYTFSIAQRIGLDQSLINRARKLVDDGHFRLDKLLNKAEQDMQKVESKEKELQKLLKENEKLKKEYELLSDKERKQHEYTLQKLQNKIREEEIQYLKDMERKLKQIVIEWKRTDDKQKVIRQAEELLFHKRSKAINEKIQKKVDNKFQEIKGEVKVGDKVKIRTNNQVGKVLELRSKAAVVQVGNIPIQVKLADLVLVQERQQVE, encoded by the coding sequence GTGAAATTATTTCCGGATTCGGCGCTATACCAGCTCGAATTTGACAAGGTAAAGTTATTGCTGCAGGAACATTGCAAGACGGAATTGGGCAAAACGATGGCCGCCGAATTGCGCCTGCATACGCATATCGATTTTGTGAGGACGGCGCTGCAACAGGCGCATGAATACAAACAGCTGGTGCTTTTGCAGCAGCATTTCCCGAACGATTACATCCTCAACCTGAAAAAGGAGCTCCGCCTCCTTGAAATCCAGGGGGCTGTGCTCACGGGAGAGCAGTTTATGCTCATCCGCAAGCTGACGGAAAGCATGGGCAGCATTTTCAGGTTCTTTGATAACGACAGGAGAGTTACCTATTCCGCCTTGTACGGCGTCATCGAGCGAACGCATTACGAAAAAAAGATCGTAACGATGATCGACGAGGTGCTGGACGAAGCGGGACAGTTATTGGATAACGCCACGCCGGAGCTGGCGAAAATCCGCATGTCGCTCTACCGGAAACGGATGGAGCTGCGGCGGGTATTCGACCGGATACTGGGCAAGCTCCAGAAACAGGGTTACCTGGCCGACATCGAGGAGAGCTTCCTCAACGGGCGCCGGGTAGTGGCCATTTTCGCAGAGCAGAAGCGCATGGTGAAGGGGATTTTGCACGGTGAGTCGGACACACGGAAAACGGCCTTCCTCGAACCGGAGGAAACCATCCAGCTCAACAACGAGGTGTTTTCCCTCGAAAGGGAGGAGGAGAAAGAGGTGTACCGCATCCTGCGGACCCTCACGTCCAACCTGGCCAAACACCACGACCTGCTCACCGGCTACCACGATATCCTGGGGATATTTGATTTCATCCGGGCCAAAGCCCGCCTGGCGCTGGATATCAACGGGAATTATCCCATGCTGGTGCCCCATGCACAGGTGCACCTGGTGGAAGCATACCACCCCTTGCTGTTGCTGTACAACCGCAAGCAGGGCAAGCCCACCATACCCGTGAACATGACGCTGGACAAGGATAACCACATCCTCGTGATTTCCGGGCCCAATGCAGGCGGTAAGACTGTGACGCTCAAAACCGTAGGGCTGATCCAGCTCATGTTGCAGGCGGGGCTCCTGGTGCCCGTGCACCCCACGAGCCAGCTCGGCATCTTCCGGCAGGTGATGATCCACATCGGCGATACCCAGAGTCTGGAGTTCGAGCTGTCGACCTACAGCTCCCATCTCAAAAACATGAAGCATTTCATGGAAAGCGCCAACGGGAGAACCCTCTTCTTCATCGATGAACTGGGCTCCGGTTCCGATCCCAACCTGGGAGGCGCTTTCGCCGAAGTGATCATGGAAGAACTGGCCCGCAAGCATGCTTTCGGGATCGTTACCACCCACTACCTCAACCTAAAGGTCATGGCCGGCAAGGTGAAAGGTATCGTAAACGCCGCCATGGGCTTCGACGAGGAAAAGCTCGCGCCCCTCTACCGGCTCATCATCGGCAAACCCGGCAGCTCCTACACCTTCTCCATCGCCCAGCGCATCGGGCTCGACCAGAGCCTCATCAACCGCGCCAGGAAACTTGTGGACGACGGCCACTTCCGGCTCGATAAGCTCCTCAACAAAGCCGAGCAGGATATGCAGAAAGTGGAAAGCAAGGAAAAAGAACTGCAGAAGCTGCTGAAAGAAAACGAGAAACTCAAGAAAGAATACGAATTGCTGTCGGACAAGGAAAGAAAACAGCATGAATATACCCTCCAGAAACTCCAGAATAAGATCCGGGAAGAGGAGATCCAGTATCTGAAAGACATGGAGCGCAAGCTCAAGCAGATCGTGATCGAATGGAAACGGACCGACGATAAACAGAAAGTGATCCGCCAGGCCGAAGAGCTGCTCTTCCATAAACGCTCCAAAGCCATCAACGAAAAGATACAGAAGAAGGTGGACAACAAGTTCCAGGAGATCAAAGGAGAAGTGAAGGTAGGCGACAAGGTGAAGATCCGGACCAACAACCAGGTGGGCAAAGTGCTCGAATTGCGGTCGAAAGCCGCCGTGGTGCAGGTCGGGAACATCCCTATCCAGGTGAAGCTGGCCGATCTCGTGCTCGTCCAGGAACGCCAGCAGGTGGAATAG
- a CDS encoding helix-turn-helix domain-containing protein, whose product MQLTKYNHIPLVSVQDSPLAEEGSQFIIHLANLKEIDWEGIASPHRHDGYTVDLLLKGSVTQYIDFEKHTIHAPALIMLEPDQIHQHDRSADAEVLAMYFTRDFLITETLGVLSCWQCTFKDSILHLEEHQLQELLSFARILLHEYRSDRPRKEAIIRNVLSAFIIACGRIARPGREEYRTEHYGGNALGVQFKILVDEHFRDKVQVSEYAEMLHVTPGHLNDTVKNTIGRSAKQVIDAKRIMEAKRLLFWQKHSVKQIAGELNFDDDAYFSRFFKKHTGQTPALFQKSIREKYN is encoded by the coding sequence ATGCAACTGACCAAGTACAACCATATACCCCTGGTGAGCGTACAGGATTCCCCTCTGGCAGAGGAAGGATCGCAATTTATTATTCACCTGGCTAACTTAAAGGAAATCGACTGGGAAGGGATTGCCTCGCCCCACCGGCACGATGGCTACACCGTGGATTTACTGCTCAAAGGGAGTGTGACGCAATACATTGATTTCGAAAAACATACCATACATGCGCCTGCGCTGATCATGCTGGAGCCGGATCAGATCCACCAGCACGACCGGAGCGCCGATGCCGAAGTGCTTGCCATGTACTTCACCCGCGATTTTCTTATTACAGAAACGCTGGGGGTTTTGAGTTGCTGGCAATGCACGTTTAAAGACAGCATCCTTCACCTGGAAGAACACCAGTTGCAGGAGCTTTTGTCGTTCGCCCGCATCCTCCTGCACGAGTACCGCAGCGACCGGCCCCGTAAGGAAGCCATCATTCGAAACGTGCTGTCTGCCTTCATCATCGCCTGCGGCCGCATTGCGCGCCCCGGCAGGGAAGAATACCGGACGGAGCACTACGGCGGCAATGCGCTGGGCGTACAGTTCAAGATCCTGGTGGATGAACATTTCCGGGACAAGGTGCAGGTGAGCGAATATGCGGAAATGCTGCATGTAACGCCGGGGCATCTAAACGATACGGTAAAAAACACCATCGGGCGGAGCGCCAAGCAGGTGATAGACGCCAAGCGGATCATGGAAGCCAAGCGGCTCCTGTTCTGGCAGAAGCATTCCGTCAAACAGATAGCGGGCGAGTTGAACTTCGACGACGACGCCTACTTTTCCAGATTCTTCAAAAAGCACACGGGACAAACCCCCGCGCTTTTTCAAAAAAGCATCCGCGAAAAGTACAATTAA